One window of the Rosa rugosa chromosome 3, drRosRugo1.1, whole genome shotgun sequence genome contains the following:
- the LOC133740969 gene encoding UDP-glucose flavonoid 3-O-glucosyltransferase 7-like, producing METKAHTQLHIFFLPFMGPGHSLPLLDIAKLFASRGVKSSIITTPVSAALLSKQLRTSKSLGSGIEFLVIKFPSAEVGLPEGIETSNSATTREMKGKLMEATALLEPKVEQILDQHRPHCLVADAVFHWATDVAAKFGIPRLVFHGAGFFPLCASLSVMLYQPHMKVSSDSEYFVIPNLPHEIKSTRNQVPAFLNVDSKTELFKLVKASMEVDERSFGILVNSFYELEPEYADHYRKVFGRKSWHIGPVSLCNKAEEDKSARGEEGSADGVHECFDWLNTKEPNSVVYICFGSLTNFSDAQLVEIALALESSHQQFIWVVRKEKNDKGEWLPDEGFEQRLEDKGLIIRGWAPQLLILEHEAVGAFMTHCGWNSILEGVAAGVPMITWPVSAEQFYNEKLVTQLLGIGVAVGAEKWDTFEDDSLKSEASVQMEAIEKAVTEIMVGDEAEEMRSRVKELGEIGSKAVEEGGSSFSDLTALIEELRSLGT from the coding sequence ATGGAAACCAAAGCTCATACGCAGCTTCACATTTTCTTTCTTCCATTTATGGGTCCAGGCCACAGTTTACCCCTCTTAGACATTGCCAAACTATTTGCGTCACGTGGTGTAAAATCCTCCATAATAACCACCCCTGTCAGTGCTGCACTTCTCTCCAAACAACTCCGAACAAGCAAAAGTTTGGGTtctggaattgaatttcttgtcaTCAAATTCCCATCGGCTGAAGTAGGGTTGCCTGAAGGTATTGAAACTTCGAACTCAGCAACAACCCGAGAAATGAAGGGAAAACTCATGGAAGCTACCGCTCTGCTTGAACCAAAGGTAGAGCAGATTCTGGACCAACATCGTCCTCACTGCCTTGTTGCAGATGCTGTATTTCATTGGGCTACAGATGTTGCTGCCAAGTTTGGGATTCCGAGGCTCGTCTTTCATGGAGCTGGTTTTTTCCCGTTGTGTGCTTCATTGAGTGTGATGTTGTACCAACCTCACATGAAGGTTTCATCTGATTCAGAATATTTTgttattcctaatctcccacATGAGATCAAGAGCACAAGAAACCAAGTACCGGCTTTTCTTAATGTGGATTCCAAAACAGAACTCTTCAAGCTGGTCAAAGCATCTATGGAGGTTGACGAAAGGAGCTTTGGGATTCTTGTTAACAGCTTCTACGAACTTGAACCAGAATATGCAGATCACTATAGGAAGGTGTTTGGGAGGAAGTCATGGCATATCGGCCCGGTTTCTTTATGCAACAAGGCAGAAGAAGATAAATCAGCGAGGGGAGAGGAAGGCTCTGCTGATGGAGTACATGAATGCTTTGATTGGCTTAATACTAAGGAACCCAATTCGGTTGTTTATATCTGTTTTGGAAGCCTTACCAATTTCAGTGATGCTCAGCTTGTAGAAATTGCCTTGGCTCTTGAGTCTTCTCATCAGCAATTCATTTGGGTTGTCAGGAAAGAAAAGAATGATAAAGGAGAGTGGTTGCCTGATGAAGGATTTGAGCAGAGGTTAGAAGATAAGGGACTGATAATAAGAGGCTGGGCTCCCCAACTACTAATTCTTGAACATGAAGCAGTTGGGGCCTTTATGACTCATTGTGGTTGGAACTCTATCCTTGAAGGAGTGGCTGCTGGGGTGCCAATGATCACCTGGCCAGTGTCCGCAGAGCAGTTCTACAATGAGAAGTTGGTGACTCAGTTACTTGGGATTGGGGTTGCTGTTGGGGCTGAAAAGTGggatacatttgaggatgaTAGTCTGAAGAGCGAAGCCAGCGTGCAGATGGAGGCCATAGAGAAGGCTGTGACTGAAATCATGGTGGGTGATGAAGCAGAGGAAATGAGAAGCAGAGTTAAAGAGCTTGGAGAGATAGGAAGCAAGGCTGTTGAAGAAGGCGGTTCATCGTTCTCCGATTTAACTGCTCTAATTGAAGAGTTGAGGTCCCTTGGGACCTGA